Proteins from a single region of Sphaerochaeta globosa str. Buddy:
- a CDS encoding ATP-binding protein, producing the protein MIRQMITIEEEKCNGCGLCVSACQEGAIGLVNGKAVLLREDYCDGLGNCLPVCPTGAISFEEREAPAFNHEEVEAFMQNQKPVFSCPGSQIKVMKESQRESSPSTPSTPAASQLRQWPVQIKLAAPNAAFFNNCDLLIAADCAAYAHGDFHNTFIRNRVTLIGCPKLDEGDYAQKLTQIFTNHDIRSITVARMEVPCCGGLDGAVKRAIAASGKIIPLAVVTISTEGEILR; encoded by the coding sequence ATGATCAGACAGATGATTACGATAGAGGAAGAGAAGTGCAACGGCTGCGGCCTGTGTGTCAGCGCTTGTCAGGAAGGTGCCATCGGCCTGGTCAACGGCAAGGCAGTTCTTTTACGCGAAGACTACTGTGATGGATTGGGCAATTGCCTGCCTGTCTGTCCTACCGGTGCCATCAGCTTTGAGGAGCGGGAAGCCCCTGCGTTCAACCATGAGGAGGTTGAGGCTTTCATGCAGAATCAGAAACCCGTGTTCAGTTGCCCCGGCAGCCAAATCAAGGTCATGAAGGAGAGCCAAAGGGAAAGTAGCCCCAGCACCCCCTCAACGCCTGCTGCCAGCCAGTTGCGGCAGTGGCCGGTACAAATCAAGCTTGCCGCCCCCAATGCAGCGTTCTTCAACAACTGTGACCTGCTTATTGCGGCCGACTGTGCGGCGTATGCGCATGGCGACTTTCACAATACCTTCATTCGCAACCGTGTCACACTCATCGGCTGTCCCAAGCTCGATGAAGGAGACTATGCACAGAAGCTTACCCAGATTTTTACCAACCACGATATCAGAAGCATTACCGTGGCACGTATGGAGGTTCCCTGCTGTGGAGGCCTCGACGGGGCGGTCAAGCGCGCCATCGCTGCCAGCGGCAAAATCATCCCCCTGGCGGTGGTGACCATCTCCACCGAAGGGGAGATCCTGCGTTAA
- a CDS encoding Crp/Fnr family transcriptional regulator: protein MEIVRVLLQSVLFQQINAENIEHLLTCLKARKSDFPKDYTIIGEGEHTEEMGIILCGSANIVRHDFWGNRTVVANLGSADSFAETVACTQLPSEVSVITCEPASVLFLNIHQVITTCQKGCVFHQGLIENMVRLLSQKNLELMKKMNHITKRSTREKLLSYLSEEAKKRNNRTFTIPFDRQQLADYLCVERSAMSSELSKMRTEGLLEYQKSTFTLHEEA, encoded by the coding sequence ATGGAAATAGTACGCGTTCTGCTGCAATCAGTATTGTTTCAGCAAATCAACGCAGAAAATATTGAGCACCTGCTCACCTGTCTGAAAGCAAGAAAATCTGATTTCCCCAAGGATTACACCATCATCGGTGAAGGCGAGCACACCGAGGAGATGGGAATCATCCTCTGTGGATCGGCGAACATCGTACGCCACGATTTCTGGGGAAACCGAACGGTTGTTGCAAATCTTGGCTCTGCGGACAGCTTTGCCGAGACCGTCGCCTGCACACAACTGCCAAGCGAGGTTTCCGTCATCACGTGCGAACCGGCATCGGTGCTCTTCCTGAATATCCACCAAGTCATCACCACGTGCCAGAAAGGCTGTGTTTTTCATCAGGGGCTCATTGAGAACATGGTCAGGCTGCTATCCCAGAAAAACCTTGAACTGATGAAAAAAATGAACCACATCACCAAGCGGAGCACCCGGGAGAAACTTCTTTCTTATCTCTCCGAAGAGGCAAAGAAACGAAACAATCGGACTTTCACCATTCCCTTCGATCGCCAACAGCTGGCCGATTATCTTTGTGTTGAACGCAGTGCCATGTCCAGCGAGCTCTCAAAAATGCGTACCGAAGGCTTGTTGGAGTATCAAAAAAGTACCTTTACCCTGCACGAGGAGGCTTGA
- a CDS encoding ZIP family metal transporter — MSSNPIFLAFLATMGTWAMTALGASFVFFFKTIKKHVMNTLLGFASGIMIAASFWSLLAPAIELAQGGPIPSYAVASIGFLLGGLFLYISDHLLPHTHIGSKEGQEEGIPTHLRRSILLVLSITLHNFPEGLAVGVAIGSAALTGGDLSAALVVAIGIGLQNLPEGAAVSIPLRREGLSRTKSFMYGQASGLVEPIAGVLGALLVTRVTPILPYALAFAAGAMIYVVVEELIPEAQAASGDHKGTHYATLGTMLGFTIMMILDVALG; from the coding sequence ATGAGCAGCAATCCAATTTTCCTGGCATTTCTGGCTACTATGGGCACCTGGGCGATGACTGCCTTGGGCGCTTCGTTCGTCTTCTTTTTCAAGACCATCAAAAAGCATGTGATGAACACCCTGCTGGGCTTCGCCAGCGGTATCATGATTGCAGCATCTTTCTGGTCCTTGCTGGCACCGGCAATTGAATTGGCGCAAGGAGGTCCCATTCCCTCCTATGCGGTTGCTTCGATAGGTTTTCTACTTGGCGGACTCTTCCTGTACATCAGCGACCATTTGCTGCCGCATACCCACATCGGCTCCAAGGAAGGCCAGGAGGAAGGAATCCCAACCCACCTTCGCAGATCCATCCTGCTGGTTCTCTCCATCACGTTGCACAACTTCCCTGAAGGTTTGGCAGTCGGTGTTGCCATCGGTTCTGCAGCCCTTACCGGAGGCGACCTCAGTGCAGCACTCGTTGTAGCGATCGGCATCGGACTGCAAAACCTTCCAGAGGGAGCGGCAGTCTCCATCCCACTTCGTCGAGAGGGATTGAGCCGGACCAAGAGCTTCATGTACGGACAGGCTTCAGGTTTGGTGGAGCCCATCGCAGGCGTGCTGGGAGCCCTTCTGGTCACCCGGGTGACCCCCATTCTCCCCTACGCGCTTGCTTTTGCAGCCGGAGCTATGATCTATGTGGTGGTTGAGGAGTTGATTCCTGAAGCCCAAGCTGCTTCAGGCGACCACAAGGGAACCCACTATGCTACCTTGGGAACAATGCTTGGTTTCACTATCATGATGATTCTGGACGTTGCGTTAGGCTAG
- a CDS encoding YihY/virulence factor BrkB family protein yields MDEKKDITVTLWSVVQQNLKRLGKFFSIVFRQAMKDDILNAASGLVYSTLLAIVPALTFMFTFFKALGVLEPLTDFLSQWLGELAGSQAGGELMLLLDRYTRNATSLGVVGLVSFLITMVLLINKVWSAINRIYRSSRSRNPLKRFAGYVTFLIIASLLLAAYVSVQSVMASWYLDLLGVSIGRWSSVLRTLAPSLIVAIILFLLIYFVPNTKVRFDAAFLGSLAGVVFIGIFSKFTTILTAMATNFSVIYGSFAAVFLFLFFCYVFWATVFFSVELAYVHQFRPDAASFIGLPQSPALQLSEGTNIMMLIGSNFRDGKGATSVREMLDRLAIPFNRLQGFLALLAELNFITSTNNSHTSFIPKQPLESLRLQDLVTGLYGFETIDEVEHDTAGEAVALQVQDRGIASLGALTIENLLQRI; encoded by the coding sequence TTGGATGAGAAGAAGGATATAACAGTGACGCTGTGGAGTGTCGTACAGCAAAACCTCAAACGATTGGGTAAGTTTTTCTCCATCGTCTTCAGACAGGCGATGAAGGATGACATTCTCAATGCGGCCTCGGGTTTGGTGTATTCAACGCTCCTTGCCATTGTTCCCGCCTTGACGTTTATGTTTACATTTTTCAAGGCTTTGGGGGTTCTTGAACCCCTGACCGACTTTCTTTCACAATGGCTTGGGGAACTTGCCGGTTCTCAGGCTGGAGGCGAGTTGATGCTTCTTCTGGACCGATATACCCGCAACGCAACAAGCCTGGGGGTGGTCGGTTTGGTTTCTTTTCTCATCACCATGGTCCTGCTCATCAATAAGGTATGGTCGGCGATCAATCGGATTTATCGTTCATCGCGCAGCCGTAATCCACTCAAGCGCTTTGCCGGGTATGTCACCTTCCTCATTATAGCAAGTCTGCTGTTGGCAGCTTATGTGAGCGTGCAGTCGGTGATGGCATCGTGGTATCTCGATTTGTTGGGAGTATCAATCGGCAGGTGGTCGAGTGTCCTGAGAACACTTGCTCCCTCGCTCATTGTCGCCATCATACTCTTTCTGCTCATCTATTTTGTTCCCAATACGAAAGTAAGGTTCGATGCCGCATTCCTGGGCAGTCTTGCAGGGGTGGTGTTCATCGGTATTTTCAGCAAATTCACCACCATCCTTACCGCGATGGCCACCAACTTTTCGGTCATTTACGGATCGTTTGCTGCAGTTTTCTTATTCCTGTTCTTCTGTTACGTCTTTTGGGCGACGGTATTCTTCAGTGTCGAGCTTGCCTACGTCCACCAGTTCCGTCCCGATGCTGCCAGTTTCATCGGCCTGCCGCAGAGTCCCGCCCTGCAGCTCTCGGAGGGAACCAACATCATGATGCTCATCGGCAGCAATTTCAGGGATGGAAAGGGGGCGACCTCGGTTAGGGAGATGCTCGACCGGCTTGCCATCCCGTTCAATCGTCTCCAGGGTTTCTTGGCACTATTGGCTGAACTGAACTTCATTACCTCCACCAACAACAGCCATACCAGCTTCATTCCCAAACAACCGCTGGAAAGCCTGCGGCTGCAGGATTTGGTAACAGGGCTCTATGGCTTTGAGACGATTGATGAAGTGGAGCACGATACTGCCGGGGAGGCTGTGGCATTGCAGGTTCAGGACCGCGGCATTGCCAGCCTTGGGGCCCTGACCATAGAAAACTTGCTTCAGAGAATCTAG
- a CDS encoding alpha/beta hydrolase codes for MSSIRELVCSDGETIQYRVWVPEERQIDGVLLILHGMAEHSLRYQRFAAYLNSKGIAVYAPDHRGHGQTGLQEGQTLGYFAEREGWQRVVEDAFDLTNVILAEFPKKPLFLLGHSMGSFLARSLMVEHSDLFDGVIIMGTGASQGLLGKVGKMIARSHVSKHGAKYPDALLDKMSFGSYNKKIPNPQTPFDWLSRDKEQVAAYIADPLCGFVCTAKFFEDLLDGVQMANDPVLVKKLPVDLPMLLISGAKDPVGDYGKGVRKVYELYRNRDITDLTLFLVPDARHELLQETNRLTTKDYLYNWMRRRI; via the coding sequence ATGTCCAGTATCAGGGAGCTGGTTTGCAGCGATGGGGAAACAATTCAGTATCGCGTTTGGGTTCCTGAAGAAAGGCAGATTGACGGAGTGCTCCTCATTTTGCATGGGATGGCTGAACATAGTCTGCGCTATCAGCGATTTGCTGCCTATCTCAATTCCAAAGGCATTGCTGTCTATGCCCCCGATCATCGGGGCCATGGGCAGACAGGTCTTCAGGAAGGGCAGACGTTGGGGTATTTTGCTGAGCGCGAAGGGTGGCAGCGTGTAGTTGAAGATGCCTTCGACCTGACCAATGTAATTCTTGCTGAATTCCCCAAGAAACCTCTCTTCCTCCTTGGCCATAGCATGGGATCCTTTCTTGCCCGTTCGCTGATGGTTGAACACTCGGACCTTTTCGATGGTGTCATTATTATGGGAACCGGTGCTTCACAGGGTCTGTTGGGAAAAGTAGGGAAAATGATCGCCCGCTCGCACGTATCCAAACATGGCGCCAAGTATCCCGATGCACTCCTGGACAAAATGAGCTTCGGTTCCTACAACAAGAAAATTCCCAACCCCCAGACTCCTTTTGATTGGCTCTCCAGGGACAAGGAGCAAGTTGCTGCCTATATTGCAGACCCCTTGTGCGGTTTTGTATGTACCGCCAAGTTCTTTGAGGACTTGCTTGACGGGGTGCAGATGGCCAACGATCCGGTTTTGGTGAAAAAACTGCCGGTTGACTTGCCGATGTTGCTCATCAGCGGGGCAAAGGACCCGGTGGGTGATTACGGAAAGGGCGTTCGCAAGGTATACGAACTCTATCGTAACCGAGATATCACCGACCTCACCTTGTTTCTCGTCCCGGACGCAAGGCATGAGTTGCTGCAGGAGACGAACCGCCTGACAACCAAGGATTACCTCTACAATTGGATGAGAAGAAGGATATAA
- a CDS encoding YfcE family phosphodiesterase: MLPTLILASDIHGSAFALHLLVGRAKQYQAEKILIAGDLCPPDSPEFRTLLTQEAETLLVRGNCDGSYEFSNAKIHLPPLVQRLQWGERTLVMTHGDRFPSPYGLDMKTGDIFISGHTHTPHLARQEDGIITINPGSTTFPRTPLGPTYALLFEEGISIRSLDDDRPLPSMQYYFM, translated from the coding sequence ATGCTTCCCACCCTGATTTTAGCAAGTGACATTCATGGATCAGCTTTTGCATTACACCTGCTGGTCGGGCGTGCCAAGCAGTACCAAGCCGAGAAAATTCTCATAGCCGGAGATCTCTGTCCTCCCGATTCACCTGAATTCAGAACGTTGCTCACACAAGAAGCCGAAACCCTATTGGTTCGGGGAAACTGCGACGGCTCCTACGAGTTCAGCAATGCCAAAATACATCTTCCGCCTTTGGTTCAACGATTGCAGTGGGGGGAGAGAACGCTGGTAATGACGCATGGAGACCGTTTTCCCTCTCCCTACGGCCTGGATATGAAAACCGGCGATATTTTCATCAGTGGGCATACCCATACCCCGCATCTTGCGAGGCAGGAGGATGGGATCATTACGATAAATCCGGGCTCGACCACCTTCCCGAGAACTCCCTTGGGGCCTACTTATGCACTACTATTTGAAGAAGGGATAAGCATCCGCAGCCTTGATGATGACCGACCGCTACCCTCAATGCAATACTACTTCATGTGA
- a CDS encoding aldehyde ferredoxin oxidoreductase N-terminal domain-containing protein yields the protein MKKKRTLAFPYRQRLVLHIDIASESFEIIPLSEDDAKAYLGGRLLALELWRRFAVFDELGPRHYESGNPVVFAPGSASDLSMSCPTSYTIVTKSPLTGKLAVGSACSSLAKAIAGAGYSAIVITGRARRLLSFKIQDGGVSFAAAEEFHDLTTVEVAKKTGANHVVAIGPAGEHQVAHASLVANNQNIRCGGVALVFGLKNIKFFTLDVAATGRESYDPHRFGLLNKSYMQALSKSRIGRTVAKEGTLALLSKANHHGWAAIDNYSTRIDGRLWGLCARSCDEQVGEEEFFCPVGEEKSGMDLQSAMALGSNLELFDSRSVQQLVTRCLENGLDPISAGAVLSWARKSRMDGLLGFLPDMQRSSAMLSLRLLDAMAYQHGNGEQLGKTMDELVGTYGGAEHAFAVDNLPLPPFDYRALPVQALLASLGDERLVYGELLWGNRYRRGNERILASWALYVQQLSSAMESVGLCPLMLLTSFAHPLFHFPFWKNKRKNYTCLAAFASLGEGYEIHAQRMMEIGRKAQTLEQHINSLFDGAQHSTAKLPDQLLVNGTSNYRRSQIVPLARLLDAYQSLLRHMK from the coding sequence ATGAAAAAGAAGCGTACATTAGCGTTCCCTTATCGGCAACGCTTGGTATTGCATATAGATATTGCATCAGAATCATTTGAAATCATCCCCCTCTCCGAGGATGATGCGAAAGCATATCTTGGCGGGCGGTTGCTCGCACTCGAGCTATGGAGACGATTTGCCGTTTTTGATGAACTTGGGCCCAGACACTATGAAAGCGGTAATCCTGTAGTCTTTGCTCCCGGCTCTGCCTCTGATTTGTCGATGTCCTGTCCCACCTCCTATACCATTGTCACCAAGAGTCCCCTTACCGGAAAGCTTGCCGTCGGCAGTGCCTGCTCATCCCTTGCTAAAGCAATTGCAGGTGCAGGCTATAGCGCCATTGTCATTACCGGTCGTGCCCGAAGGCTTTTGAGCTTCAAAATCCAAGATGGGGGTGTCAGCTTTGCTGCAGCTGAGGAGTTCCATGACCTGACCACTGTCGAGGTTGCCAAAAAGACGGGAGCGAACCATGTGGTCGCTATCGGGCCGGCGGGCGAGCATCAGGTAGCCCATGCCTCGCTTGTTGCAAACAATCAGAACATCAGATGCGGTGGGGTTGCACTGGTTTTCGGCCTGAAAAATATAAAATTCTTCACTTTGGATGTAGCTGCAACCGGTAGGGAATCTTACGATCCCCATCGTTTTGGCTTGCTTAACAAGTCCTATATGCAAGCATTGAGCAAGAGCCGTATTGGACGAACGGTGGCCAAGGAAGGCACATTGGCACTGCTTTCGAAGGCAAATCACCATGGTTGGGCTGCCATTGACAATTATTCAACGCGTATCGATGGGCGCTTATGGGGCCTGTGCGCGCGCTCCTGTGATGAGCAGGTGGGTGAAGAAGAATTCTTTTGCCCTGTCGGAGAAGAGAAATCGGGGATGGACCTGCAAAGTGCTATGGCTTTAGGTTCCAACCTTGAACTTTTTGATAGCCGCAGTGTGCAACAGTTGGTTACCCGTTGCTTGGAAAATGGTCTTGATCCGATCAGTGCAGGGGCAGTCCTTTCGTGGGCACGCAAGAGCCGTATGGATGGTTTGTTGGGCTTTCTGCCGGATATGCAGCGTTCCAGTGCCATGCTCTCGCTCAGGCTTCTCGATGCTATGGCTTATCAGCATGGGAATGGGGAGCAGTTGGGAAAAACCATGGATGAGTTGGTTGGTACCTATGGGGGGGCCGAGCACGCTTTCGCTGTCGACAACCTTCCTCTCCCTCCTTTCGATTACCGTGCCCTTCCGGTGCAGGCCCTGCTTGCGTCACTTGGGGATGAGCGGTTGGTATATGGAGAGTTGCTGTGGGGAAACCGCTACCGGCGAGGCAATGAGCGCATTCTTGCTTCCTGGGCTTTGTATGTCCAACAACTATCCTCGGCCATGGAAAGTGTGGGTCTCTGTCCCCTGATGTTGCTGACTTCTTTCGCCCATCCACTTTTTCACTTCCCTTTCTGGAAAAACAAACGCAAAAACTATACGTGTCTAGCGGCCTTTGCCTCGTTAGGGGAAGGCTATGAGATCCACGCACAAAGGATGATGGAAATCGGGAGAAAGGCACAGACGCTGGAGCAGCACATCAACAGTCTGTTCGACGGCGCGCAGCATTCCACAGCAAAGCTCCCCGATCAGCTTCTGGTCAACGGAACAAGCAACTACCGAAGGTCGCAAATTGTTCCCCTTGCCAGATTGTTGGATGCCTATCAGAGCCTTTTGCGTCACATGAAGTAG
- a CDS encoding nucleoside kinase: MRNMNVTIQGQRITLPIGATVEDVLLEAKIEGTCPIPVYENDPIVGALVNHELHSCSRSLVSDCTVEPVHLFGDMGKRIYRHSLCYLLCAAVSMLYPQRRLVIGHSLGDGYYFSFDDELMLSGSDILAIEQAMRTLVEQNLSIEEITLPYQSALTYFEQNHFDQTAALLSTRNEPKVNLYRLSGYLDISYEPLLNKTGLMKVWELKPYQEKGMLLRYPRSHNIKSLDPFVDNPLLFSVFKEYKAWGSILGIQSLGQLNQMGNQNTIESFIRLAEALQQKKIASIADQINLHSSVKAVLIAGPSSSGKTTFAHKLGIQLQVLGKNTIKISLDSYYLPPSQAPKDEFNKPDLEALEALDVAKFQDDLACLFRGEAVRLCKYDFKTATRSYEPEPVQLDKRTLIIIEGIHGMNPQLTASLESDLLFRVYISALTQLNLDDHNRISTTDNRIIRRMIRDNRTRGTKAETTLNMWPSVQRGEDRYIFPYQNNANVLINSALDYELGVLTTYAQPLLKMVKPSAGSAYETARRLLRFLEHVNPIPDTLVPPDSLLREFIGGSEFDVI; the protein is encoded by the coding sequence ATGAGAAATATGAATGTGACTATCCAGGGACAACGTATTACCTTGCCGATTGGAGCCACTGTTGAGGATGTCCTGCTTGAGGCCAAGATTGAGGGAACATGCCCCATCCCTGTCTACGAAAACGATCCGATCGTTGGCGCCTTGGTCAATCATGAACTACACTCCTGCTCTCGTTCCTTGGTTTCTGACTGCACCGTAGAGCCGGTACACCTGTTCGGAGATATGGGCAAACGCATCTACCGGCACTCCCTGTGCTATCTCTTGTGTGCCGCAGTATCGATGCTCTATCCCCAGCGCCGTCTGGTAATCGGGCATTCACTGGGCGACGGGTATTATTTCAGCTTTGATGACGAATTGATGCTCAGCGGCAGTGATATTCTTGCAATCGAGCAAGCTATGCGAACGCTGGTCGAACAAAACCTGAGTATCGAGGAGATCACCCTGCCTTATCAGAGTGCCCTCACCTATTTTGAACAGAATCATTTCGATCAAACCGCCGCCCTGCTGTCCACCCGCAATGAACCCAAGGTGAACCTCTACCGCCTCAGCGGGTACTTGGATATCTCCTATGAGCCGTTACTCAACAAAACCGGTCTGATGAAGGTATGGGAACTCAAGCCGTATCAGGAAAAGGGCATGCTGTTGCGCTATCCCCGGTCGCACAACATCAAGTCGCTGGACCCATTCGTGGACAATCCGCTGCTCTTCTCGGTCTTCAAGGAGTACAAGGCGTGGGGGAGCATCCTCGGAATCCAATCACTGGGTCAACTGAACCAGATGGGAAACCAAAACACGATTGAATCGTTCATCCGCCTTGCTGAAGCTCTGCAACAGAAGAAAATCGCCAGCATCGCCGACCAGATCAATTTGCACAGCAGTGTCAAAGCAGTCCTCATCGCAGGGCCTTCTTCCTCCGGCAAGACCACATTTGCCCATAAACTGGGCATCCAATTACAGGTGCTGGGCAAGAATACCATAAAAATTTCATTGGATAGCTATTATCTCCCACCCAGCCAAGCACCCAAGGACGAGTTCAATAAACCCGACCTTGAAGCGCTGGAAGCACTCGATGTTGCAAAATTCCAGGATGACCTTGCCTGCTTGTTCCGAGGGGAAGCAGTGCGGCTTTGCAAGTACGACTTCAAGACCGCCACACGCAGTTATGAACCAGAACCTGTTCAGTTGGATAAACGGACGCTCATCATCATCGAAGGCATCCATGGGATGAACCCGCAATTGACAGCTTCGCTGGAAAGCGATCTTTTGTTCAGAGTCTATATCTCAGCCTTGACTCAGCTGAACCTCGATGACCATAACCGAATCAGCACGACTGACAATCGAATCATCAGGCGCATGATTCGTGACAACCGCACGCGCGGGACCAAAGCAGAAACTACCCTCAACATGTGGCCTTCGGTGCAACGCGGTGAAGACCGTTACATTTTCCCCTATCAGAACAATGCAAATGTGCTGATTAACAGTGCCCTCGATTATGAACTGGGGGTGTTGACCACCTATGCCCAACCACTTCTGAAGATGGTGAAACCGTCGGCCGGGTCAGCCTATGAGACTGCCCGCAGGCTGCTAAGGTTTCTGGAGCATGTGAATCCCATCCCCGACACGCTCGTTCCGCCGGATTCCCTGTTACGGGAATTCATCGGTGGAAGCGAGTTTGACGTCATTTGA
- a CDS encoding tagaturonate epimerase family protein: protein MELYDSKQINTQVLEARLGKPVRLYERSVTSLGECLIALIRAGRNKYLVCQGSGPVFEELSGENFPLCKICPANHANRLVLNKYLPYTIPVANTARRPSLGLGDRLGEATAGHIEALKGTNVFPIFAQQSIRELNFTNRTFDDVIDAAAYAVFQEGYTTGYGADGDHLKKCPDIEKSLSQGATMITLDSSEQIDNSIQSLDEDALLARYQAVEEQIRELYERLYQEQLLTIGEYTLKLDRKHLMQDVLTYHKALDFIQLVYETYISTSPKPVDFEISIDETDTPTDPKSHLFIALELKRRHVTIATLAPRFIGEFQKGIDYIGDLSLFSENLEQHAVIARHFGYRLSIHSGSDKFSIFPILAKTIKGSFHVKTAGTNWLEAVRLVSQKDPSLYRRMHNHALKRFADAKKFYHVSTKLDAIRDLDEVQDNELWHYLEDDNARQLLHITYGYLLLDENELGGKLIGDELFDLLVREEEGYRALLAKHIAKHLALLGFSR, encoded by the coding sequence ATGGAACTATACGATTCCAAACAGATCAATACCCAAGTATTGGAAGCCAGACTGGGCAAGCCGGTCAGGCTGTATGAGAGATCGGTCACCAGCCTCGGAGAGTGCCTCATTGCCCTGATCCGAGCGGGAAGAAACAAATATTTGGTTTGTCAGGGCAGTGGTCCCGTGTTTGAGGAACTGAGTGGTGAGAATTTCCCTCTGTGCAAGATATGCCCGGCAAATCATGCAAACCGCCTCGTTCTCAACAAGTATCTGCCCTACACCATTCCGGTTGCCAATACTGCCAGACGACCCTCTCTTGGTTTGGGTGACCGACTCGGAGAAGCCACAGCCGGTCATATCGAGGCCCTTAAGGGTACCAATGTATTTCCAATCTTCGCACAGCAGTCGATCAGGGAGCTCAACTTCACCAACCGGACATTCGACGATGTCATCGATGCGGCTGCCTATGCTGTATTCCAGGAAGGCTATACTACCGGTTACGGAGCTGACGGTGATCACCTGAAGAAGTGCCCAGACATCGAGAAATCGCTCTCCCAAGGTGCTACGATGATCACCCTTGACTCCTCCGAACAGATTGACAACTCCATTCAGTCCCTGGACGAGGATGCACTGCTCGCACGCTATCAGGCTGTTGAGGAGCAGATACGAGAGCTGTACGAGCGTCTCTATCAGGAACAGCTGCTGACCATCGGCGAATATACGCTCAAACTTGACCGCAAGCACTTGATGCAGGATGTACTGACGTACCACAAAGCTTTGGATTTTATCCAACTCGTGTATGAAACGTACATTAGCACATCACCAAAACCGGTTGATTTTGAAATCTCCATCGATGAGACCGACACTCCGACCGATCCCAAAAGCCACTTGTTCATCGCCTTGGAGTTGAAACGAAGACACGTGACGATTGCTACGCTTGCACCCCGTTTTATCGGCGAATTCCAGAAAGGAATCGACTACATCGGAGACCTAAGCCTCTTCTCTGAGAATCTTGAGCAGCATGCTGTTATCGCGCGTCATTTTGGTTATCGGCTCAGCATTCACTCAGGCAGTGATAAGTTCAGCATTTTCCCCATCCTGGCAAAGACGATCAAGGGAAGCTTTCATGTCAAGACTGCGGGAACAAACTGGCTTGAAGCGGTGCGCCTGGTCTCACAGAAGGACCCTTCGCTCTATCGCAGGATGCACAACCATGCATTGAAGCGGTTCGCCGATGCAAAAAAATTCTACCATGTGTCTACCAAACTCGATGCCATCAGGGACCTGGATGAGGTACAAGACAACGAGCTTTGGCACTACCTTGAGGATGACAATGCACGCCAGCTTCTGCATATCACCTACGGCTACCTGCTGCTCGATGAGAATGAGTTGGGTGGAAAGCTGATCGGTGATGAGTTGTTTGACTTGCTGGTGCGAGAGGAAGAGGGCTATCGAGCCCTGCTCGCCAAGCACATCGCCAAGCATCTCGCACTGTTGGGATTCTCCCGGTAA
- a CDS encoding iron-sulfur cluster assembly scaffold protein: MTNFMSQWVYTPVVKDHFMNPRNTLKENEQFEADGIGDVGSLACGDQMQVMIKVKDDKIADLRWLTYGCASAIASTSMMSEMALGLTLDEAYHLTPAMITEALGGLPEHKFHCSVLGDKALRAAIDDYLEKQGRENPFKKHVAKVICECKSVTDVQIEDLVKTGQAKTLEQLQEITEYGTVCGKCKQAVSELFDEFKHIYNV, translated from the coding sequence ATGACCAATTTTATGAGTCAATGGGTCTACACCCCGGTGGTGAAAGACCATTTTATGAATCCAAGGAATACGCTCAAGGAGAATGAGCAATTCGAAGCTGATGGAATCGGCGATGTTGGTTCCTTGGCCTGCGGCGACCAGATGCAAGTCATGATCAAAGTCAAGGATGACAAGATTGCGGACCTGAGATGGCTTACCTATGGATGTGCTTCGGCTATTGCCAGCACGTCGATGATGAGTGAAATGGCCCTGGGTCTTACGCTTGATGAAGCGTATCACCTCACCCCTGCCATGATCACCGAAGCATTGGGAGGCCTTCCCGAACACAAGTTCCACTGCTCGGTTCTTGGAGACAAGGCACTGCGTGCCGCAATCGACGACTATTTGGAGAAGCAGGGCAGGGAGAATCCCTTCAAGAAACATGTAGCCAAGGTTATTTGTGAATGCAAGAGTGTTACCGATGTCCAAATTGAGGACTTGGTGAAGACCGGACAGGCCAAGACGCTTGAGCAGCTGCAGGAAATTACCGAGTACGGGACAGTCTGCGGAAAGTGCAAGCAGGCGGTCAGCGAACTCTTTGATGAGTTCAAGCATATCTACAACGTCTGA